The Deinococcus cellulosilyticus NBRC 106333 = KACC 11606 genome segment GGTCGTGCCATTCCCACAGACCGCCCGGTCATTCATGTGCCGCCCGGAACCACACCCCGCGAGCTGGTCAAAACCAATCCGGCCATCGCCAAGCAGATCATTCAGGATCGGGCGGTTCTGGTTCAGAACAGCAAGGTGGTGCAAAACCAGCTGTCTGCAATCACCGAAAACTTCAAGACAGGCGTGGACAAAATGAACCGTCAGGTGGAAGAAGCCATCAAGAAAGGCACCCTGGACCCCAATGATGCTGCACGCTTCCAGAGCATCCTGCAGGGCAAAGGCGGAACCCTCAAGTTTGTGCTGGACCTTGAGGCCAAGGCCAAAATGAAAACAGAAGACCTCGAAGTGGCCCAGTCCCTGGTGCAGGCGGCTTTTGATGGGCTGGTGGGAGATGCCGCAAACAACAAGACCAAAATAGAACTGGTGATTCGCAATGAGGAGGCCAAAGCCAAAACCTGACCTCACCACACTAGACATCCGGGCAGAATTCATGCTGGGTTGCTGACATCAGGACATCCGCCCGCCTTTTTCCCCCTACACTTCAAATCAGGAGAGGGCACCACCCCCTGAACTTCACAGGGTTTTCCCAAACCGCCAGTGTTTCGGCTAAGCTGAGATCAGGCATGAAGAACAAACTCCTTGAAGTCTACGCGCAAAAACTCTCTCCCGAGAAGCGGATGGTTCTGCTTCGACAGCTTCAGGAACTGAAAGGCACGGGCCTGCCCAAAGCAGGTTCGCACCTCGAAGAGATCTTCGTGCTGCAGATGCGGCTTTACGGCATTCCCACCCCGATTCGGGAGCATGAGTTCCACCCGGAACGCCGCTGGCGCTTTGATTTTGCATGGGTTCACCTGAAGGTGGCAGTCGAGATTGAAGGTGGAGTCAGTTCCCCGAGGGGCAGGCACACCCAGCTGGACGGTTTTGTCAAGGATGCCGAGAAGTACGCCATCGCCACCGAGATGGGTTGGAGGGTGTTTCGTTACCCTGCTGCACTGATCAACAACGAATTTGCCATCAAGCAGATTGCACGGGTTCTAGGAGTGAAACCATGAATGAAGTGCTGAAAGAATTCCAGGAAACGCTGGAGTCGGCCCACCAGAAGCTGTACGCCATGCCTGCCGCACTCACCGATGCCCCCTGGGCGCAGGGCAAATGGACCCGCAAGCAGGTGCTCGGTCACCTGATTGATTCTGCTTCCACCAACCACCAGCGTTTCGTGCGCGGTCAGCTCGCAGACCACGCCGTGATCCCTGGTTACCATCCAGACGCCTGGGTGGAGGTGCAGAAGTACCAGGAGCTCCCCTGGCTCACCATCCTGAACCTCTGGTACGCCTACAACCAGCACCTGCTGGGCATCGCCAGCAAGATCCCTGCAGAGAAATATGGCAATGTGATCCAGATTGCCGGAGAGACCTTCGAGGCCCCCCTGCAGTGGTGGGTGACCGATTATGTGCGCCACCTCAGGCACCACCTGGGACAGATCTTTTCAGGTCTGGACTCGGACGACACCACCTCAGGCTGAAATCAAATCAAACTTCCAGCGCCCGCAAGGGCGTTTTTTCCTGGCTTTTCAGGGCCGGATCAGGCGTTCGATCTGCCTCAGTTGCTGCTGGGTGTCCTCCTGAAGTTTCAACATGTGCTGGTACAGGTCGGTGAGTCTGGAGAGCACATCTCTGGGGGCTTCCCGCTGTCCCCTTGCCTCCTCATACAGACGGAGGGTTTCTGCATCCGGGTCCAGA includes the following:
- a CDS encoding endonuclease domain-containing protein; translated protein: MKNKLLEVYAQKLSPEKRMVLLRQLQELKGTGLPKAGSHLEEIFVLQMRLYGIPTPIREHEFHPERRWRFDFAWVHLKVAVEIEGGVSSPRGRHTQLDGFVKDAEKYAIATEMGWRVFRYPAALINNEFAIKQIARVLGVKP
- a CDS encoding DinB family protein, whose translation is MNEVLKEFQETLESAHQKLYAMPAALTDAPWAQGKWTRKQVLGHLIDSASTNHQRFVRGQLADHAVIPGYHPDAWVEVQKYQELPWLTILNLWYAYNQHLLGIASKIPAEKYGNVIQIAGETFEAPLQWWVTDYVRHLRHHLGQIFSGLDSDDTTSG